A part of Helicobacter ibis genomic DNA contains:
- a CDS encoding beta family protein, producing MKFYYFPILKSRDAELRAYEKLSDTDKIKILPILELTRSRITQKNQKGSVEKKMEEVSKIFANNYFILDLTTEETLDNDEIQDMLLSNNDGYKKWVDFVMKYNKLGLNFIPCIHYNPDCIDDVLKQIEVLSVKFPTLALRLNALDPDNHKYLEAIEKYLDKCIVILDAENQQKDFDFFSYIKIISDFKIKAIIYAFSCFPPTVPISNEGEVKKCDLGFSRLYREFPNVYYGDYTLTTARRYDMQARGWIPRIDIPSIKNNRIEFWYCRYRTSDTMDTEHAYIECAKKLYNEIEMLIDEKEPTWGEKVFLDTKNGYVAGKNPSFWISVRNNIYMSKMISNAINSSWKALGM from the coding sequence ATGAAGTTTTATTATTTTCCAATTTTAAAAAGTCGCGATGCAGAGTTGAGGGCATATGAAAAATTATCAGATACAGACAAAATAAAAATATTACCAATCTTAGAGCTAACAAGATCGAGAATTACTCAAAAAAATCAAAAAGGTTCTGTTGAAAAAAAAATGGAAGAAGTATCTAAGATTTTTGCCAATAACTACTTCATATTAGACTTGACTACAGAAGAAACTCTAGATAATGATGAGATACAAGATATGTTATTATCTAATAATGATGGCTACAAAAAATGGGTAGATTTTGTTATGAAATATAATAAGTTGGGACTTAATTTTATTCCATGCATTCACTATAATCCTGATTGCATAGATGATGTTTTAAAGCAAATAGAAGTTTTAAGTGTAAAATTTCCAACTTTAGCATTAAGATTAAATGCTTTAGATCCAGATAATCATAAATATCTTGAAGCAATAGAAAAATATTTAGATAAATGTATTGTAATTTTGGATGCTGAAAACCAGCAAAAAGACTTTGATTTTTTTAGTTATATTAAAATAATTTCAGATTTCAAAATCAAGGCAATAATTTATGCTTTTTCCTGTTTTCCCCCAACAGTTCCGATCTCAAATGAGGGAGAAGTTAAGAAATGTGATTTAGGTTTCAGTCGCCTCTATAGAGAATTTCCTAATGTTTATTATGGGGATTATACACTTACTACAGCTAGAAGATATGATATGCAAGCTAGGGGCTGGATTCCTAGAATTGATATTCCAAGCATAAAAAATAATAGAATAGAATTTTGGTATTGCAGATATCGAACTTCTGATACTATGGATACTGAGCATGCATATATTGAATGTGCAAAGAAGCTTTACAATGAGATTGAGATGTTAATTGATGAAAAAGAACCAACTTGGGGAGAAAAAGTTTTTCTAGATACAAAAAATGGTTATGTTGCAGGTAAAAATCCTTCTTTTTGGATTTCGGTAAGAAATAATATATATATGAGCAAAATGATTTCAAATGCTATTAATTCTTCTTGGAAGGCATTAGGGATGTAG
- the kdsB gene encoding 3-deoxy-manno-octulosonate cytidylyltransferase — protein sequence MIIIPARLKSTRFPQKILQNIGDIPMIVRVANIAKEIDSVVVACEDNEVVEVCKKHNIEAILTSNHHNSGTDRIAECARILSLRDDELIINLQGDEPFLEQEVVLCLKQTMLNNKDSFMGSCMKEIGQKEAENPNLVKVVVNKNNEALYFSRAKIPYNRDNENIIYYGHLGIYAFSGKSLQEFCNLPKSNMENIEKLEQLRALDNSKKIIMTKVDSKSFGIDTKEDLELAIKIFM from the coding sequence ATGATTATTATACCCGCTAGATTAAAATCAACTAGATTCCCACAAAAGATTCTACAAAACATAGGGGATATCCCTATGATAGTGCGTGTTGCAAATATTGCAAAAGAAATAGACAGCGTGGTTGTAGCTTGTGAAGATAATGAAGTAGTTGAAGTATGCAAAAAACACAATATAGAAGCGATTCTAACTAGCAATCATCATAATAGTGGCACAGATAGAATCGCAGAGTGTGCACGAATCTTATCTTTAAGAGATGATGAGCTAATAATAAACTTACAAGGCGATGAACCATTTTTAGAGCAAGAAGTAGTGCTATGCTTAAAACAAACAATGCTAAATAACAAAGATTCATTTATGGGTAGTTGCATGAAAGAAATAGGTCAAAAAGAAGCAGAAAACCCTAATTTAGTAAAAGTTGTAGTCAATAAGAATAACGAAGCACTATATTTCTCAAGAGCTAAGATTCCATACAATAGAGATAATGAAAATATTATTTATTATGGTCATTTAGGAATCTATGCCTTTAGTGGCAAAAGTCTGCAAGAATTCTGCAACCTACCAAAATCAAATATGGAAAACATAGAAAAACTAGAGCAATTAAGAGCACTAGATAATAGCAAAAAAATAATAATGACGAAAGTAGATAG
- the guaB gene encoding IMP dehydrogenase, translating to MKIRARALTFEDVLLVPAYSEVLPKEVSLSTKLSKNIKLNIPLVSAAMDTVTEYKTAIAMARLGGIGIIHKNMDEKSQAEQIKKVKKSESGVILDPIYISPDSTLQQAKEITDSYKISGVPVVDDSGSLIGILTNRDIRFETDLNRLVKEVMTKAPLITAQVGVSLEEAKEIMNKNKIEKLPIVNESGILKGLITIKDIQKRIEYPRSNKDDFGRLCVGAAIGVNQFDRAYALVEAGADVLVLDSAHGHSYGIIETLKKIKKDLVVDVIVGNIATSKAAEALIDAGADGVKVGIGPGSICTTRIVAGVGVPQITAIADVAEVCHKNGVPLIADGGIKYSGDIAKALAAGASSVMIGSMFAGTEESPGEMIIYQGRQYKSYRGMGSLGAMNRGSSDRYFQEGVAREKLVPEGIEGRVPYRGKIADIVYQMVGGISASLGYLGAKDITTLWDKAEFVEITQSGLRESHVHDVMITKEAPNYHIN from the coding sequence ATGAAAATAAGAGCGAGAGCATTAACATTTGAAGATGTATTATTAGTCCCTGCATATTCTGAAGTATTACCAAAAGAAGTATCTCTAAGCACCAAGTTAAGCAAGAATATAAAACTAAATATACCTCTAGTATCAGCCGCAATGGATACAGTTACAGAATACAAAACCGCAATAGCAATGGCAAGGCTTGGTGGCATAGGTATCATACATAAAAATATGGACGAGAAATCCCAAGCAGAACAAATAAAAAAGGTCAAAAAAAGTGAAAGTGGTGTAATACTAGATCCAATATATATAAGCCCAGATTCTACACTTCAACAAGCTAAAGAAATTACAGATTCTTACAAAATCTCCGGTGTACCAGTAGTAGATGATAGCGGTAGCCTAATAGGAATCCTAACAAATAGAGACATAAGGTTTGAGACAGATTTAAATAGATTAGTAAAAGAGGTAATGACAAAAGCACCTCTAATTACAGCACAAGTTGGCGTAAGCTTAGAAGAAGCAAAAGAAATAATGAATAAAAACAAAATAGAAAAGCTTCCAATAGTAAATGAAAGCGGGATTCTAAAAGGACTGATAACAATAAAAGACATACAAAAAAGAATAGAATATCCAAGATCAAACAAAGACGACTTCGGCAGACTTTGTGTTGGTGCTGCAATTGGTGTTAATCAATTTGATAGAGCATATGCATTAGTTGAAGCTGGAGCTGATGTATTAGTGCTAGATTCTGCACATGGACACAGCTATGGAATAATAGAAACTCTAAAGAAAATTAAAAAAGATCTAGTAGTAGATGTAATAGTTGGAAATATAGCCACAAGCAAAGCCGCAGAGGCTCTTATTGATGCTGGTGCTGATGGAGTAAAGGTTGGAATTGGACCGGGAAGCATATGCACAACTAGAATCGTAGCTGGAGTTGGAGTGCCACAAATAACTGCAATAGCTGATGTAGCTGAAGTATGTCACAAAAATGGGGTGCCACTAATAGCAGATGGTGGGATAAAATACTCTGGTGATATAGCAAAAGCCCTTGCGGCAGGAGCAAGTAGCGTTATGATAGGAAGTATGTTTGCAGGGACAGAAGAATCTCCGGGAGAGATGATAATCTATCAAGGAAGACAATATAAGAGTTATAGAGGAATGGGAAGTTTGGGCGCTATGAATAGGGGTAGCTCTGATAGATATTTCCAAGAAGGTGTAGCACGAGAAAAGTTAGTCCCAGAGGGTATAGAAGGTAGAGTTCCTTATAGAGGAAAGATTGCTGATATAGTATATCAAATGGTAGGTGGAATCTCTGCTTCTTTAGGTTATCTAGGTGCAAAAGACATAACGACACTATGGGATAAAGCTGAATTTGTAGAAATCACACAAAGCGGACTTAGAGAATCTCATGTGCATGATGTAATGATCACAAAAGAAGCACCAAACTATCATATAAACTAA
- a CDS encoding ImmA/IrrE family metallo-endopeptidase, with product MAFISNKGNKNLDTYNKKTIDEIYHHAENLGIETQPFDIFAYISNIPEIDYWEDYFDDDISGKIEYRTSGIYQIVVNKYHSVSRKRFTLAHEFAHFVLHKDFLKQGNKLEDIILFRSSNDTGNKKELEANQFAADLLMPKIIFDTEIKKGNNKINSLADFFKVSSAAIKYRAFKLGYLKEY from the coding sequence ATGGCTTTTATTAGTAATAAGGGAAATAAAAACTTAGATACTTACAATAAGAAAACCATTGACGAAATATATCACCACGCAGAAAATCTAGGAATTGAAACTCAACCTTTTGATATATTTGCTTATATTAGTAATATCCCAGAAATTGATTATTGGGAAGATTATTTCGATGATGATATTTCTGGAAAAATAGAATATAGAACTAGTGGTATATATCAAATAGTTGTAAATAAATATCATTCTGTATCAAGAAAACGATTTACATTAGCACATGAATTTGCACATTTTGTTTTACATAAGGATTTTTTAAAACAAGGCAATAAGCTTGAAGATATTATCCTTTTTCGTTCTAGCAATGATACTGGAAATAAAAAAGAATTAGAAGCCAATCAATTTGCTGCAGACTTATTAATGCCCAAAATAATATTTGACACTGAAATAAAAAAAGGTAATAATAAAATAAATAGTTTGGCTGATTTTTTCAAAGTTTCATCTGCAGCAATCAAATATCGTGCTTTTAAACTAGGATATCTCAAGGAATATTAA
- a CDS encoding NAD-dependent epimerase, whose translation MKILVTGTAGFIGSFLALKLIQRGDEVIGLDCINDYYDVNIKYGRLKRAGINTYNIEYNKIIQSDKYENYRFIKLNLEDRENLESLFKAEKFDKVCNLAAQAGVRYSLVNPYAYIDSNIVGFINILECSRHNDIKHLAYASSSSVYGLNESMPFSTSDNVDHPISLYAASKKGNELMAHTYSYLFNLPTTGLRFFTVYGPWGRPDMALFLFTKAILEERAIDVFNYGEMLRDFTYIDDIVEGITRVIDNIPTPNPNWSGKNPDPHSSKAPYKIYNIGNNNPVRLMDFISAIEEEIGKVATKNMLPLQAGDVPSTYANVDDLIEELDYKPNTPIKVGIKNFVSWYREFYNI comes from the coding sequence ATGAAAATTTTAGTTACAGGAACAGCAGGATTTATAGGATCATTTTTGGCTTTAAAACTAATACAAAGAGGCGATGAAGTAATAGGGCTTGATTGCATAAATGACTACTATGATGTAAATATCAAATATGGTAGATTAAAAAGAGCTGGAATCAATACATACAATATCGAGTATAATAAAATTATACAAAGCGATAAATATGAAAATTACAGATTCATAAAATTAAACCTAGAAGATAGAGAAAACTTAGAATCTCTATTTAAAGCAGAAAAATTTGATAAGGTTTGCAATCTAGCAGCACAAGCTGGAGTTAGATACTCTCTTGTAAATCCATATGCTTATATTGATAGCAACATAGTTGGGTTTATAAATATCCTAGAATGCTCAAGACATAATGACATAAAGCACTTGGCATACGCTTCTAGCTCATCTGTATATGGTTTAAATGAAAGTATGCCTTTTAGCACTAGTGACAATGTAGATCACCCAATAAGCCTATATGCTGCAAGCAAAAAGGGTAATGAGCTTATGGCACATACTTACTCTTATTTATTTAACCTACCAACTACTGGTTTAAGATTCTTCACCGTTTATGGTCCATGGGGTCGCCCTGATATGGCTTTATTTTTATTTACTAAAGCAATTTTAGAAGAAAGGGCTATTGATGTCTTTAATTATGGTGAAATGTTAAGAGACTTTACTTATATTGATGATATTGTAGAAGGTATAACAAGAGTGATTGATAATATCCCTACACCAAATCCAAACTGGAGTGGCAAGAATCCAGATCCACACAGCTCAAAAGCACCATATAAAATATATAATATAGGAAATAATAATCCTGTTAGACTAATGGATTTTATAAGTGCAATAGAAGAAGAAATAGGAAAAGTAGCCACGAAAAATATGCTACCTCTTCAAGCAGGTGATGTGCCTTCTACTTATGCAAATGTAGATGATTTAATAGAAGAACTAGATTATAAACCAAATACACCAATTAAGGTTGGTATTAAAAATTTCGTATCTTGGTATAGAGAATTTTATAATATTTAA
- a CDS encoding pyridoxal-phosphate-dependent aminotransferase family protein yields MLLFTPGPTPTPEFIRNALALPTIHHRTQEFESIFSETRELLKDMIKMPEVLMLSSSGSGAMEASLLTFCAKKVLTINSGKFGERFSKIANAFNIPYIEITNEWDTPAGLECVINALKANPDIDAICMQVCESAGGLRHSYEVIAKAIKEYNKDVTVIIDAITAMGVEPLDVSNVDVLIGGSQKAFMLPAGMSIIGLSQFALEKLESRNVGFYFNLKTELKNQQKNTTAWSAPVSLATGLCAFLKEAKKIGYENIYKETKARSLACDCVMENLGLRIYPKIPALAMTTVIDDDAEKVRKMLKNDFNVNIAGGQDRLKGKIFRINHMGIIPIHEISWVVNAIELCLSKLKRREFNGLANQIFLQQYYSIMES; encoded by the coding sequence ATGCTACTTTTTACGCCCGGACCTACACCAACACCAGAGTTCATACGAAACGCTCTAGCATTGCCAACAATACATCACAGAACACAAGAATTTGAATCTATATTCTCTGAAACCAGAGAACTACTAAAAGATATGATAAAAATGCCTGAAGTTCTAATGCTATCTAGCTCTGGTAGTGGGGCCATGGAAGCTAGTTTATTGACATTTTGTGCCAAAAAAGTGCTAACAATAAATAGTGGTAAATTTGGAGAAAGATTTAGCAAGATTGCAAATGCCTTTAACATACCATATATAGAAATCACCAATGAATGGGATACTCCTGCTGGATTAGAATGTGTGATAAATGCACTAAAAGCAAATCCTGATATAGATGCAATTTGTATGCAAGTGTGTGAGAGTGCTGGAGGGTTAAGACATTCTTATGAAGTTATAGCAAAAGCTATCAAGGAATACAACAAAGATGTTACCGTAATAATAGATGCAATAACAGCTATGGGTGTAGAACCTTTAGATGTATCAAATGTAGATGTTCTAATCGGTGGCTCACAAAAGGCATTTATGCTACCTGCTGGTATGAGTATCATAGGATTAAGTCAATTTGCACTAGAAAAGCTTGAATCTAGAAATGTAGGATTCTACTTTAATTTAAAAACTGAACTAAAAAACCAACAAAAAAATACAACTGCATGGAGTGCTCCTGTGAGCTTGGCAACTGGACTTTGTGCATTTCTAAAAGAAGCTAAAAAAATAGGCTATGAAAATATATATAAAGAAACAAAAGCACGATCACTAGCATGTGATTGCGTTATGGAAAACTTAGGATTAAGAATCTATCCAAAAATACCAGCACTAGCTATGACTACAGTTATAGACGATGATGCAGAAAAAGTAAGAAAAATGCTTAAAAATGATTTTAATGTAAATATAGCAGGTGGGCAAGATAGGCTAAAGGGCAAAATTTTTAGAATAAATCACATGGGAATTATACCTATACATGAGATAAGCTGGGTAGTTAATGCAATAGAACTTTGCTTATCAAAGCTAAAGAGAAGAGAGTTCAATGGACTTGCAAATCAAATATTCTTACAACAATATTATTCTATAATGGAGAGTTAA
- a CDS encoding sce7726 family protein codes for MEEKRIKCLFLQELIKKQQELLLASIEVPVIRGKRKFDILTIEKDNIIGYEIKSCKDNLAKLNDQIQDYLKICDRVYVILDQKFINSNLELPCNVGVIIFYNQSGKFIFKKMAKKNTPLAYYQTFLITQNKIKEYRKNSKQNSFEIRHHIVKKLKKNDLKEIVINELKYRFLENFLLLKHEIKKNSNTIHLDDLFLLSGKTSIKDKI; via the coding sequence ATGGAAGAAAAACGAATCAAGTGTTTATTCTTACAAGAATTAATCAAAAAACAACAAGAATTATTGTTAGCTTCCATAGAAGTCCCAGTTATTAGAGGAAAACGAAAATTTGATATTTTAACTATAGAAAAAGATAATATCATTGGATATGAGATTAAATCTTGCAAAGATAATCTTGCAAAACTTAATGATCAAATACAAGATTATCTCAAAATATGTGACAGAGTTTATGTAATACTTGACCAAAAATTCATAAATTCTAATTTAGAATTACCATGCAATGTAGGTGTTATTATTTTTTATAATCAATCAGGAAAATTTATCTTTAAAAAGATGGCAAAAAAAAATACTCCTCTTGCTTATTATCAAACATTCTTGATTACACAAAATAAAATTAAGGAGTATCGAAAAAATAGCAAACAGAATTCTTTTGAAATTAGACACCATATTGTTAAAAAGCTAAAAAAAAACGATTTAAAAGAAATAGTTATCAATGAATTGAAATATCGCTTTTTAGAAAATTTTTTACTTCTAAAACATGAAATAAAAAAAAATTCTAATACAATACATCTTGATGACTTATTTTTATTATCTGGTAAAACGTCTATTAAGGATAAGATTTGA
- the pepE gene encoding dipeptidase PepE produces the protein MVFTLGVCAYAEDFSKQNALLLSSSGYKDTGYLTHALPWIKDFVKQNKLEGKRIAFVPYAGVRKTYNEYESQVKTALKSINVNIVSIHKGNAKDEINKADAIFVGGGNTFELVHQMYNNDIMDLIQERVRAGIPYIGWSAGSNVAGATMQTTNDMPIVEPESFETLNIFPYQINPHFISGKPVGHNGESREERLEEFLIVNKDSTIYALPEGVALLINGDKVKVLGMDKKAPLLKMQYQKEVEKISIGSEFKIN, from the coding sequence ATGGTATTTACACTAGGCGTTTGTGCGTATGCAGAGGATTTTTCTAAACAGAATGCATTGTTGCTATCAAGCTCTGGTTACAAGGATACTGGGTATTTGACTCATGCACTGCCTTGGATAAAGGATTTTGTAAAGCAAAACAAGCTAGAAGGCAAAAGGATTGCATTTGTTCCGTATGCTGGAGTTAGGAAAACTTATAATGAGTATGAATCTCAAGTAAAAACTGCACTAAAGAGCATAAATGTAAATATAGTAAGTATCCATAAAGGCAATGCAAAAGATGAGATAAACAAAGCAGATGCTATTTTTGTGGGTGGTGGCAATACTTTTGAGCTTGTTCATCAAATGTATAATAATGACATTATGGATCTAATACAAGAAAGGGTTAGAGCAGGGATACCATATATTGGCTGGTCTGCAGGGTCAAATGTAGCTGGTGCAACTATGCAAACAACAAATGATATGCCAATAGTAGAGCCAGAATCTTTTGAAACTCTAAATATATTCCCATATCAAATAAACCCTCACTTTATCTCTGGTAAGCCAGTTGGACATAATGGGGAGAGTAGGGAAGAGAGATTAGAAGAGTTTTTAATCGTAAATAAAGATTCTACTATTTATGCACTACCTGAAGGTGTGGCGTTGCTAATTAATGGAGATAAAGTCAAAGTGCTTGGAATGGATAAAAAAGCACCACTTCTTAAAATGCAGTATCAAAAAGAGGTAGAAAAGATAAGTATAGGTTCAGAGTTTAAGATTAATTAA
- a CDS encoding TFIIB-type zinc ribbon-containing protein — protein MLCPVCNVDLVMSERSGVEIDYCPKCRGVWLDRGELDKIMERSSQATQTPQSYNERPRYDDRGEYYHKPKKRESFLGELFDF, from the coding sequence ATGTTGTGTCCTGTATGCAATGTTGATTTAGTAATGAGTGAGAGAAGTGGAGTTGAGATAGACTACTGCCCTAAATGCAGAGGAGTATGGCTGGATAGAGGTGAACTAGATAAAATCATGGAAAGATCTTCACAAGCAACACAAACACCTCAAAGCTATAACGAAAGACCACGCTATGATGATAGAGGTGAATATTATCATAAGCCCAAAAAGAGAGAAAGCTTTTTGGGTGAATTGTTTGATTTTTAA
- the gatA gene encoding Asp-tRNA(Asn)/Glu-tRNA(Gln) amidotransferase subunit GatA: protein MPTLKEALQLDKDEILQLKATLKEKIKNSDLNAYVGEILDYEDSLVPIAIKDNINVKNWEITCSSNILKGYIAPYNATAISNMLKNRLSPFGRTNMDEFAMGSTTASSCYGKTLNPKDKSKVPGGSSGGSAAAVAGGIAIAALGSDTGGSIRQPASFCGCVGLKPTYGRVSRYGLVAYSSSLDQIGPITQNVEDCAILFDAISGYDSLDSTSAKLESTNTFKNLNPNNKMTIAIMPSLLKDAEANIQNAYQNTIDILSKNGHKIVEKEMLDTSYIISAYYIICTAEASSNLARFDGVRYGNRAKDINNLKELYIKTRSQGFGEEVKRRILLGSFVLSSGYYDAYYIKAQKVRTLIARQYNEILSECDAILSPITPSIAFGFDDIKTPLQMYLEDIYTIGVNLAGLPAISLPVCEDNGLPIGMQLIGNAFDEQKILDLALNLEQSIK, encoded by the coding sequence ATTCCAACCCTAAAAGAAGCACTACAACTAGATAAAGATGAAATACTACAACTAAAAGCAACCTTAAAAGAAAAAATAAAAAATAGTGATCTAAACGCTTATGTAGGAGAGATTTTAGACTATGAAGATAGTCTAGTTCCAATAGCCATTAAAGATAATATAAATGTAAAAAATTGGGAAATTACATGCTCTAGCAATATACTAAAAGGATATATCGCACCTTATAATGCAACTGCAATTTCTAATATGCTAAAAAATAGACTCTCTCCATTTGGCAGGACCAACATGGACGAATTTGCTATGGGAAGCACCACTGCTAGTAGTTGCTATGGAAAAACACTAAACCCAAAAGACAAAAGCAAAGTCCCAGGTGGAAGTAGCGGAGGAAGTGCTGCTGCGGTCGCAGGAGGCATTGCAATAGCCGCACTAGGAAGCGATACTGGTGGAAGCATTAGGCAACCCGCTAGTTTTTGTGGTTGTGTAGGACTAAAACCAACATATGGAAGAGTTAGCCGATATGGACTAGTAGCATATAGCTCAAGTTTAGATCAAATAGGACCAATTACACAAAATGTGGAAGATTGTGCTATTTTATTTGACGCTATAAGTGGTTATGATAGTTTAGATTCAACTTCTGCAAAGCTAGAATCTACAAATACATTTAAAAATCTAAACCCAAACAATAAAATGACAATCGCTATCATGCCTTCATTGCTAAAAGATGCAGAAGCAAACATACAAAATGCATATCAAAATACAATAGACATTCTAAGTAAAAATGGACATAAAATAGTAGAAAAAGAAATGCTAGATACAAGCTATATAATCTCTGCATATTACATAATATGCACAGCTGAAGCAAGTTCAAATCTAGCAAGATTCGATGGTGTTAGATATGGCAATAGAGCAAAAGATATAAATAACCTAAAAGAACTATACATAAAAACTAGATCACAAGGATTCGGCGAAGAAGTAAAAAGAAGAATCTTGCTTGGTTCATTTGTTCTTAGTAGCGGATATTACGATGCATACTATATAAAGGCACAAAAAGTTAGAACACTAATTGCAAGACAATACAATGAAATATTAAGCGAGTGTGATGCGATATTATCTCCTATTACACCTAGTATTGCATTTGGCTTTGATGATATTAAAACTCCACTACAAATGTATTTAGAAGATATATACACTATAGGAGTTAATCTAGCTGGACTTCCTGCTATCTCACTTCCTGTATGTGAAGATAATGGATTACCAATTGGTATGCAGCTAATAGGAAATGCTTTTGATGAGCAAAAGATTCTAGATCTTGCATTAAATTTGGAACAATCAATAAAATAA